A genomic region of uncultured Treponema sp. contains the following coding sequences:
- a CDS encoding bifunctional 3,4-dihydroxy-2-butanone-4-phosphate synthase/GTP cyclohydrolase II: MKAEKFALIEKALQDLRSGKIIMVTDDESRENEGDLICAARFATGENINFMARNACGLICMPVSSEIAKKFNFHPMTFQNQDNHETAFTVSVDHVSTTTGISAFERSATAVALVNPETKPEDFRRPGHMFPLVAKDKGIFERQGHTEATVDLCCLAGLEPAGLCCEIMSADGHMARRPELEEKAKEWNLTLITIADLIEYRKSTEKFIERVAEANLPTKYGDFKLYGFLDTITGEHHEALVMGNVSDGKSVLCRVHSECLTGDTFGSRKCDCGEQFDLAMKKISQEGRGVLVYLSQEGRGIGILNKIKAYSLQDKGMDTVDANLALGLPEDARDYSCGIQILKNLGVSKLRLMTNNPQKIDAMNCKENGIEIEERIPLEIPVQKYDEFYLKTKAKRMGHLLSNV; encoded by the coding sequence ATGAAGGCTGAAAAATTCGCTCTTATAGAAAAAGCTTTGCAGGATTTGCGCAGCGGAAAAATTATAATGGTTACTGATGACGAGTCCCGCGAGAATGAAGGCGACTTGATTTGCGCCGCAAGATTTGCTACAGGCGAAAATATAAATTTCATGGCGCGGAATGCGTGCGGACTTATCTGTATGCCGGTAAGTTCTGAAATCGCAAAAAAATTTAATTTTCATCCGATGACGTTTCAGAATCAGGACAACCACGAAACTGCCTTCACTGTTTCCGTAGACCATGTTTCAACGACAACTGGAATCAGCGCATTTGAAAGAAGTGCCACAGCAGTTGCGCTTGTAAATCCAGAAACTAAGCCGGAAGATTTTCGCCGCCCGGGACACATGTTTCCTTTGGTTGCAAAAGACAAGGGAATTTTTGAACGCCAGGGACATACCGAAGCGACTGTTGATTTGTGCTGCTTAGCCGGACTTGAGCCAGCTGGACTTTGCTGCGAGATTATGAGCGCAGACGGACACATGGCGCGCCGCCCGGAACTTGAAGAAAAAGCAAAGGAATGGAATTTGACTCTTATAACAATTGCCGATTTGATTGAATATAGAAAGTCAACTGAAAAATTCATTGAGCGTGTTGCGGAAGCGAATCTTCCCACAAAGTACGGCGACTTTAAGCTTTACGGATTTTTGGACACAATAACCGGCGAGCATCACGAGGCTTTGGTTATGGGAAATGTTTCCGACGGAAAAAGCGTTTTGTGCCGTGTTCACAGCGAATGTCTTACAGGCGACACTTTCGGCTCAAGAAAATGCGATTGCGGCGAGCAGTTCGACCTTGCGATGAAAAAAATTTCTCAGGAAGGAAGGGGAGTTCTCGTTTATCTTTCTCAGGAAGGAAGGGGAATCGGAATTCTTAACAAGATAAAGGCTTACAGTCTTCAGGATAAAGGCATGGACACCGTTGACGCTAATCTTGCGCTTGGTCTTCCAGAAGATGCCAGGGACTATTCGTGCGGAATTCAAATTCTTAAAAACCTCGGAGTTTCAAAACTTCGCCTTATGACAAACAATCCGCAGAAAATCGATGCCATGAACTGCAAGGAAAACGGAATTGAAATTGAGGAGCGTATTCCGCTTGAAATTCCGGTTCAAAAATATGATGAATTTTATTTGAAAACAAAGGCAAAACGGATGGGGCATCTGCTTTCTAACGTTTAG
- a CDS encoding nucleoside kinase yields MKKIKITFPDNSFIEAENEIRPILFLEKFNAQNKKIVAVKVNNEICSLDSPVNITSSIEPIFSDSKDGSAIYRRSLCFVLAAAAHKIFPGKRLLVGHSLGYGYYYTLELGEPLTKENILKLKNEMEQIIKDDKIIETDFISYSEACSLFEELGLTETRKQLNYRCPSRVQINRLEGFSDLYFGPLVGTTGILNVFDLLPYSDGFLLRFPKKDQPEKLTEFVDQPKLFEIYKSYKLWGKRLNVTSAASLNQLIHDRKESEFIDITETLQTKRISTIADEILKKKSARIVLIAGPSSSGKTTTSKKLALQLEAIGYKPKVISLDSYYLGRAQTPKDENGNYDYECLEALNIELLNQNLVDLFAGKQIKLPSYDFHAGVSYFKGDTMTLEESDILIMEGIHGLNDKLTPLVPADKKFKIYISALTQLNLDDHNRISTSDNRLIRRIVRDSRYRGKSAADTIAMWESVQKGEQLHIFPFQNNADAMLNTALDYELPVLKVYAEPLLRCVSPLQKEYAEANRLLQFLNCFSTIPATSVPTQSIIREFIGGSAFKY; encoded by the coding sequence ATGAAAAAAATAAAAATCACATTTCCAGACAATTCATTTATAGAAGCAGAAAATGAAATCCGCCCGATTCTTTTCCTTGAAAAATTCAACGCGCAAAATAAAAAAATTGTCGCAGTAAAAGTAAACAACGAAATCTGCTCATTGGACAGCCCGGTAAACATAACTTCAAGCATAGAGCCAATTTTTTCAGACTCAAAGGACGGAAGCGCAATCTACAGAAGATCCCTTTGCTTTGTTTTAGCGGCGGCGGCGCATAAAATTTTCCCGGGCAAAAGACTTTTAGTCGGACACAGCTTGGGCTACGGCTACTATTACACGCTTGAGCTTGGCGAGCCTCTTACAAAAGAAAATATTTTAAAGCTAAAAAATGAAATGGAGCAAATCATAAAAGATGACAAAATAATTGAAACCGACTTCATTTCATATTCAGAAGCCTGCTCACTTTTTGAAGAGCTCGGACTTACAGAAACCCGCAAACAGCTGAACTACAGATGTCCTTCCCGCGTTCAGATTAACAGGCTTGAAGGATTTTCTGATTTGTATTTTGGACCGCTAGTTGGAACGACTGGCATTTTGAATGTTTTTGACTTGCTTCCATATAGCGACGGATTTCTTTTGCGATTCCCCAAAAAAGACCAGCCTGAAAAGCTCACGGAATTTGTTGACCAGCCGAAGCTCTTTGAAATTTACAAATCATACAAACTTTGGGGAAAAAGACTGAATGTAACTTCCGCGGCAAGTTTAAACCAGTTGATTCATGACAGAAAAGAATCTGAATTTATCGATATAACAGAAACGCTTCAGACAAAAAGAATTTCTACAATCGCAGATGAAATTCTAAAAAAGAAGTCAGCAAGAATTGTCCTCATAGCAGGCCCGTCTTCTTCCGGAAAAACAACAACCAGCAAAAAACTTGCATTGCAGCTCGAAGCAATCGGATACAAGCCAAAAGTTATAAGCCTTGACAGCTATTATCTTGGACGAGCGCAAACTCCAAAAGATGAAAACGGAAACTACGACTACGAATGCCTAGAAGCCTTGAACATTGAGCTTTTAAACCAGAATCTTGTTGACTTGTTTGCCGGAAAACAAATCAAACTGCCGTCTTATGATTTTCATGCCGGAGTAAGCTATTTCAAAGGCGACACAATGACTTTGGAAGAAAGCGACATTTTAATCATGGAAGGAATCCACGGACTCAACGACAAGCTTACGCCTTTAGTTCCGGCAGATAAAAAGTTTAAAATCTACATTTCCGCATTGACCCAGCTGAATCTTGACGATCACAATAGAATTTCAACAAGCGACAACAGGCTCATAAGAAGAATTGTAAGAGATTCACGCTACAGAGGAAAAAGCGCGGCAGACACAATCGCAATGTGGGAAAGCGTTCAGAAAGGCGAACAGCTTCACATATTTCCGTTCCAAAACAACGCCGATGCAATGCTGAACACTGCGCTGGACTATGAGCTTCCAGTTTTAAAAGTTTATGCAGAGCCGCTTTTAAGATGCGTAAGTCCGCTCCAAAAAGAATATGCAGAGGCAAACAGGCTTCTTCAATTCTTAAACTGCTTCTCTACAATTCCTGCAACTTCTGTTCCAACGCAGTCTATAATCAGGGAATTTATCGGCGGAAGCGCATTTAAATACTAA
- a CDS encoding ParB N-terminal domain-containing protein: MLVKIEDIKVKKRVRRDLGDLTALKESMHRYGLMNPITLNSNYELVAGERRLEAAKSLGWERINANVLDSNVDNIRQLEMELEENNQRKEFTDEELMEGYKRLEKLKNPPLIMRLLKFIANIFLKIAEFIKSLFGKK; encoded by the coding sequence ATGCTTGTAAAAATTGAAGACATAAAAGTAAAAAAAAGAGTTCGCCGTGATTTGGGAGATTTGACCGCATTAAAAGAAAGCATGCACCGTTATGGTCTTATGAATCCAATCACGCTGAATTCAAACTACGAGCTTGTGGCAGGAGAACGCAGGCTTGAAGCAGCAAAATCTTTAGGCTGGGAAAGAATCAACGCAAATGTCCTTGACTCAAATGTTGACAATATCCGCCAGCTTGAAATGGAGCTTGAAGAAAACAATCAACGCAAGGAATTTACAGACGAAGAACTTATGGAAGGATACAAGCGGCTTGAAAAGCTAAAAAATCCTCCGCTGATTATGCGGCTTCTAAAATTCATCGCCAATATCTTTCTAAAAATCGCAGAGTTTATAAAATCGCTTTTTGGAAAAAAATAA
- the fliJ gene encoding flagellar export protein FliJ has protein sequence MKKFAFSMQKILDLRIFEQRQAEMELGKANAEVSRIQGELESIARRKVSTIKNFDTNTDFLVQAEIQSFFFMLEQKKEKFLEELATAQIAADEKREVVRQAMQKVKVLEKLKENKFRQWKKDSLKAEELAADDIVTARKNLL, from the coding sequence ATGAAAAAATTTGCTTTTTCAATGCAGAAAATTCTTGACCTCAGAATATTTGAGCAGCGTCAGGCAGAAATGGAACTTGGCAAGGCGAATGCAGAAGTCTCAAGAATTCAGGGCGAGCTTGAATCCATTGCAAGGCGGAAAGTTTCCACGATAAAAAATTTCGACACAAATACAGATTTTCTTGTTCAGGCTGAAATCCAGTCTTTTTTTTTCATGCTTGAGCAGAAGAAAGAAAAATTTTTGGAAGAACTTGCCACGGCGCAGATTGCCGCAGATGAAAAACGCGAAGTTGTCCGGCAGGCAATGCAAAAAGTCAAAGTCCTTGAAAAGCTAAAGGAAAATAAATTCCGTCAGTGGAAAAAAGATAGCTTAAAAGCAGAGGAATTGGCAGCCGACGATATTGTGACTGCCAGAAAAAATTTGCTTTAG
- a CDS encoding riboflavin synthase produces the protein MFTGIIESLGTVKNIVRSGHSFSIEIQSDFDEKLVLGESIAVNGVCLTVAEFSGSVFKADVTPETFSRTSLKILRSGSFVNLERAMKADGRFGGHIVSGHIDGTGRILAFSKNENAVNIQFSMEKKLGEFMIEKGSVAIDGISLTIASVKWSGSTCVIFAAVIPHTWSNTVLSKKKPGDLVNIECDIVGKYIRHFTLEEKNEG, from the coding sequence TTGTTCACGGGAATTATAGAAAGTCTTGGAACTGTAAAAAATATTGTGAGATCCGGCCATTCTTTTTCGATTGAGATTCAGTCTGATTTTGATGAAAAACTTGTGCTTGGCGAAAGCATTGCCGTGAATGGAGTTTGCCTTACTGTCGCTGAATTTTCTGGCTCTGTTTTTAAAGCCGATGTTACGCCGGAAACTTTCAGCCGAACTTCTTTGAAAATCCTTCGCTCCGGAAGTTTTGTGAATCTTGAGCGCGCAATGAAAGCGGACGGAAGATTTGGCGGACACATTGTTTCAGGGCATATCGACGGAACTGGAAGAATTCTTGCTTTTTCAAAAAATGAAAACGCCGTGAATATTCAGTTTTCAATGGAAAAAAAACTCGGTGAGTTTATGATTGAAAAAGGCTCTGTCGCAATTGACGGAATCAGCCTGACTATTGCTTCTGTAAAATGGAGCGGCTCAACTTGTGTTATTTTCGCGGCGGTGATTCCGCATACTTGGAGCAACACCGTTTTAAGCAAAAAAAAGCCCGGCGACTTGGTGAACATTGAATGCGACATAGTTGGAAAATATATAAGGCATTTTACTTTGGAGGAAAAAAATGAAGGCTGA
- a CDS encoding FliI/YscN family ATPase, with the protein MENFFDKYIHSIERIEPIKYTGSVIGVKGLMIESKGPRSVIGEICTIHIPSIQSSVLAEVVGLEGSSVRLMAYGETKGIEVGCEVVASGHVLEVPVGLSLLGRVIDATGKPYDGKGEIFPEAYYPALASPPNPMERKPIDKRIVTGVRAIDGILTVGKGQRLGIFAGSGVGKSTLLSMIARNTNADINVIGLIGERGREVMDFIKRDLGDEGLKRSVLVVATSDQPSISRLRAAYVTTAIAEYFRDQGKDVMLMFDSVTRFAHAQREIGLATGEPPAQRGYPPSVFDMLPKLLERTGTNDKGSITAFYTVLVDGDDMDEPIADKVRGTLDGHIVLQRSLAARQHYPAIDMLTSISRLSKRVSGTCTKKAVQRVRRWISVYSEQEEMINAGVYQKGSSPEIDEAIDHHQAVEEFLCQEENSHLTIEDTLKSLSELSGIEIPEAEYSESPA; encoded by the coding sequence ATGGAAAATTTTTTTGATAAATACATTCATAGCATAGAACGGATTGAACCCATAAAATATACCGGCTCTGTCATAGGCGTAAAAGGTCTTATGATAGAAAGCAAAGGTCCTCGCTCTGTAATCGGCGAAATCTGCACAATTCATATTCCAAGTATTCAAAGTTCTGTTCTTGCGGAAGTTGTTGGTCTTGAAGGCTCTTCTGTGCGTCTTATGGCTTACGGAGAGACAAAGGGAATTGAAGTTGGCTGTGAAGTTGTTGCTTCCGGGCACGTTCTGGAAGTTCCTGTTGGACTGTCGCTTTTGGGACGCGTAATAGACGCAACTGGAAAGCCCTATGACGGCAAAGGTGAAATTTTCCCAGAAGCTTATTATCCGGCTTTGGCATCTCCTCCAAATCCAATGGAACGCAAGCCGATTGACAAGCGCATTGTAACTGGAGTTCGCGCTATTGACGGAATTCTCACAGTCGGAAAAGGTCAGCGTCTTGGAATTTTTGCAGGTTCAGGAGTTGGAAAATCAACGCTTCTTTCAATGATTGCGCGAAATACAAATGCTGATATAAACGTAATCGGTCTTATCGGTGAGCGTGGACGCGAAGTCATGGACTTTATAAAGCGCGACTTGGGAGATGAAGGACTTAAACGTTCTGTGCTTGTTGTTGCAACTAGCGACCAGCCTTCTATTTCCAGATTGCGAGCCGCTTATGTTACAACTGCCATAGCTGAATATTTCCGCGACCAAGGCAAGGACGTTATGCTGATGTTTGACAGCGTAACTCGTTTTGCCCATGCGCAAAGGGAAATTGGACTTGCAACAGGCGAGCCTCCTGCGCAAAGAGGTTATCCTCCGAGCGTTTTTGATATGTTGCCAAAGCTTCTTGAGCGCACAGGAACAAATGACAAAGGAAGCATTACCGCTTTTTATACAGTTCTTGTTGACGGCGATGACATGGATGAGCCTATTGCTGATAAAGTGCGCGGAACTTTAGACGGACACATTGTTTTGCAGCGTTCCCTTGCGGCCCGTCAGCATTATCCTGCAATCGATATGCTTACAAGCATCAGCCGTCTTTCAAAACGCGTTTCTGGAACTTGCACAAAAAAAGCCGTGCAGCGTGTGCGCCGTTGGATTTCCGTTTATTCAGAGCAGGAAGAAATGATAAATGCCGGCGTTTACCAAAAAGGCTCTTCCCCGGAAATTGACGAAGCCATTGACCATCATCAGGCTGTTGAAGAATTTTTGTGCCAGGAAGAAAACAGCCATCTTACAATTGAAGATACGTTGAAATCTCTTTCTGAATTAAGCGGAATTGAAATTCCTGAAGCCGAATATTCAGAATCTCCTGCTTGA
- the ribD gene encoding bifunctional diaminohydroxyphosphoribosylaminopyrimidine deaminase/5-amino-6-(5-phosphoribosylamino)uracil reductase RibD, producing the protein MEAFAEEKNAIFVPQKIFMQRAIELAKRGGGKVHPNPLVGAVIEKDGKIIAEGFHHEYGNLHAERDALKNAAEKNSCVRGANLYVTLEPCCHTGKQPPCTQAIIEAGIKNVVIGSRDPNSLVNGKGVAQFENVGIKVFRDFMKTECDSLNEIFFHYIITKLPFVIVKYAQSADGKTSLSSGESKWITNESSREYVHYLRGTTASVMCGIQTVLKDNPLLTCRIQGEELKQPARVVLDTELKIPLECNLVKTANEVPLIIFTCSDSEKKSALEKKGAKVIQVEKKDSHIDIFQVLKKLGELSIDSVLVESGGSLNSSLFFYGKEKKCLVNKVLCFVAPKILGGINGAVHSPVQGIECSSLLSCVNLSLKNVKTFSDDLLLEYNFQNPVLEE; encoded by the coding sequence ATGGAAGCTTTTGCAGAAGAGAAAAACGCTATTTTTGTTCCTCAGAAAATTTTTATGCAGCGTGCAATTGAGCTTGCAAAAAGAGGCGGCGGAAAAGTTCATCCGAATCCTCTTGTTGGCGCGGTAATTGAAAAAGACGGAAAAATTATTGCGGAAGGTTTTCATCACGAATACGGAAATCTTCATGCTGAGCGAGATGCTTTAAAAAATGCGGCTGAAAAAAATTCTTGTGTCCGCGGGGCGAATCTTTATGTTACATTGGAGCCTTGCTGCCATACAGGAAAACAGCCGCCGTGCACTCAGGCAATCATAGAAGCCGGAATAAAAAATGTCGTGATTGGAAGCCGCGATCCGAATTCTCTTGTAAACGGAAAAGGCGTTGCTCAGTTTGAAAATGTGGGAATAAAAGTTTTCCGGGATTTTATGAAAACTGAATGCGATTCTCTGAATGAAATTTTCTTCCATTATATAATAACTAAACTTCCTTTTGTGATTGTAAAATATGCGCAAAGCGCGGACGGCAAAACTTCACTTTCTTCAGGCGAAAGCAAATGGATTACAAACGAAAGTTCGCGGGAATATGTTCATTATTTGCGCGGAACAACTGCGTCCGTTATGTGCGGAATTCAAACTGTTCTAAAAGATAATCCGCTTTTGACTTGCAGAATTCAAGGCGAAGAATTGAAACAGCCGGCTCGCGTTGTTCTTGATACAGAACTGAAAATTCCGCTTGAATGCAATCTTGTAAAAACTGCGAATGAAGTTCCGCTTATAATTTTTACTTGCTCGGATTCTGAAAAAAAATCCGCTCTTGAAAAAAAAGGCGCAAAAGTAATTCAAGTAGAAAAAAAAGATTCGCATATCGACATTTTTCAAGTGCTGAAAAAACTTGGCGAGCTTTCAATTGACAGCGTTCTTGTTGAATCCGGCGGCTCTCTTAATTCAAGTTTGTTTTTTTACGGAAAAGAAAAAAAATGCCTTGTAAACAAAGTGCTTTGCTTTGTCGCTCCAAAAATTTTGGGCGGAATAAACGGAGCAGTTCATTCGCCGGTTCAGGGAATTGAATGTTCAAGCCTTTTGTCTTGCGTGAATCTTTCGCTGAAAAATGTAAAGACTTTTTCTGACGATTTGCTTTTGGAATACAATTTTCAAAATCCAGTTTTGGAGGAATAA
- a CDS encoding PBP1A family penicillin-binding protein, whose translation MKKCGTMPLILSGALLFFALVFGSLLGAGLAATRNTINTENFTDFETSLPTRLLDINGELITEFASDERREIIALKNLPQHMIDALLTREDRIFYSHHGFSVKALFRAVVGVLTRSSLGGGSTLSQQIAGTLYCDRQEYSVKRKLKELWWAIQMERRYSKDEILELYLNKIYFGGGTYGVNAASKYYFGHDATEITPAESAILVIQLSNPSFYNPFEHPNRAMARQKDVLEAMVNSGYISQQQADDSFDTYWANFDYTRTNASAHAMQNDEAPWFSEYVRRNLSGMIYGTEDIYTSGFTVNTTLNLSHQKAAEEIMQDYIHAANRLYQRTMNSHERAAFSKYIPLTELFSLVFDLPDLKLGEQRNQATAMNQYRDEINPIIDVMSMVCGIESLKTEIVNKGNSLIQQKAEKTTIEGTMIAIENSTGYIDALVGGSKYDKTNQFIRAVQAKLQPGSTFKPLYYSEAIESQKFTMTTIISDTPQVFHKEDGTPYIPQDFKGQWEGDVEFWYALAHSMNVPSIKVLDTIGFDSAIKRTSALLGIPSNEFEARHFEPVYPFGLGVCSVRPIEVAKAYATIANHGKEVKPIAILSVEDKNGNIIFNPGKEQADAQKSRNGAKQILTEETAFIMQEIMKNTVASGTLRYGSDWDSTYWVTGKRKGRGNKFNFVNSNGKTFQMPVAGKTGTTQNWADAWAAGFTPYYTSVFWFGFDKPGQSLGLSITGSTLAGVAWGDYMNAANQGKPYKPFYDEKPKDLIQLEVCTKSGGILTPECGSNRITAYYYPGTEPTEPCKKHTDDSGRNLGAARLQKARIRAGYYFDEGIDDSPLMVDLSFLKSGKLSSEIRQEESEYELLQPQRNSDDFSNWLLD comes from the coding sequence ATGAAAAAATGCGGAACTATGCCACTCATTCTTAGCGGAGCATTGCTTTTTTTTGCGCTTGTCTTTGGCTCTCTTCTTGGAGCTGGACTTGCGGCTACACGGAATACAATAAATACTGAAAATTTCACAGATTTTGAAACTTCACTTCCTACAAGACTTTTGGACATAAACGGAGAACTTATAACTGAATTTGCAAGCGACGAGCGGCGTGAAATAATCGCACTGAAAAATCTTCCGCAGCACATGATTGATGCGCTTCTTACAAGAGAAGACCGCATTTTTTACAGCCACCACGGATTCAGCGTAAAAGCTTTGTTCAGGGCAGTTGTCGGAGTTCTTACAAGAAGCTCGCTTGGCGGAGGCTCAACACTTTCACAGCAAATCGCAGGAACTTTGTATTGCGACCGTCAGGAATATTCAGTCAAGCGAAAACTCAAGGAACTTTGGTGGGCAATCCAAATGGAGCGCAGATATTCAAAGGATGAAATCTTAGAGCTTTATCTGAATAAAATTTATTTTGGCGGCGGAACCTACGGAGTCAACGCGGCAAGCAAATATTACTTCGGACACGATGCCACAGAAATAACTCCGGCGGAATCTGCAATTCTCGTAATTCAGCTTTCAAATCCTTCTTTCTATAATCCGTTCGAACATCCAAACCGGGCAATGGCAAGGCAAAAAGATGTTCTTGAAGCGATGGTGAATTCCGGCTACATTTCACAGCAGCAGGCAGACGACAGCTTTGACACATACTGGGCAAACTTTGACTACACAAGAACAAATGCTTCCGCGCACGCAATGCAAAATGACGAAGCGCCTTGGTTCAGCGAATATGTAAGAAGAAATTTAAGCGGAATGATTTACGGAACAGAAGACATTTACACAAGCGGATTCACCGTAAACACAACATTGAATCTTTCGCACCAAAAAGCCGCGGAAGAAATAATGCAGGATTATATCCATGCGGCAAACAGACTTTACCAGCGGACGATGAATTCCCACGAGCGTGCGGCGTTCAGCAAATATATTCCGCTCACAGAACTTTTCAGCCTTGTATTCGACTTGCCGGACTTGAAACTTGGCGAGCAAAGAAATCAGGCAACGGCAATGAATCAGTACCGCGATGAAATAAATCCTATAATCGACGTAATGTCCATGGTCTGCGGAATTGAATCTTTGAAAACTGAAATCGTCAACAAAGGAAATTCCTTGATTCAGCAGAAGGCGGAAAAAACAACGATTGAAGGAACAATGATTGCCATTGAAAATTCAACCGGCTACATAGATGCGCTTGTCGGCGGCTCAAAATATGACAAGACAAACCAGTTTATCCGCGCGGTACAGGCAAAGCTTCAGCCTGGCTCAACATTCAAGCCGCTTTATTATTCCGAAGCAATTGAAAGCCAGAAATTCACAATGACAACAATTATAAGCGACACGCCTCAGGTTTTCCACAAAGAAGATGGAACTCCTTATATTCCGCAGGACTTTAAAGGCCAGTGGGAAGGCGATGTTGAATTCTGGTACGCCCTAGCCCACTCCATGAATGTGCCTTCAATAAAAGTTTTGGACACAATTGGATTCGACTCAGCAATAAAAAGAACTTCCGCGCTTTTAGGAATTCCTTCAAACGAATTTGAAGCAAGGCACTTTGAGCCAGTTTATCCGTTTGGACTTGGAGTTTGCTCTGTGCGCCCAATTGAAGTTGCAAAAGCCTACGCCACAATTGCAAACCACGGAAAAGAAGTCAAGCCGATTGCAATTCTTTCAGTTGAAGACAAAAACGGAAACATAATTTTCAATCCGGGAAAAGAACAGGCAGACGCACAAAAATCCAGAAACGGAGCAAAGCAGATTCTTACAGAAGAAACGGCGTTTATAATGCAGGAAATTATGAAGAATACTGTGGCAAGCGGAACTTTAAGATACGGCTCTGACTGGGACTCAACATATTGGGTTACAGGAAAAAGAAAAGGCCGCGGAAACAAATTCAACTTTGTAAATTCAAACGGAAAAACATTCCAAATGCCTGTAGCAGGAAAAACAGGAACAACGCAAAACTGGGCAGACGCTTGGGCAGCAGGATTTACACCATATTACACTTCTGTTTTCTGGTTCGGATTTGACAAGCCGGGACAGTCGCTTGGACTTTCGATTACTGGCTCAACTTTGGCTGGCGTTGCCTGGGGCGACTATATGAATGCCGCAAACCAAGGCAAGCCATACAAGCCGTTCTATGACGAAAAGCCAAAAGACTTGATTCAGCTTGAGGTCTGCACAAAAAGCGGTGGAATCTTGACTCCTGAATGCGGAAGCAACAGAATTACCGCATATTATTATCCAGGAACAGAGCCGACAGAACCTTGCAAAAAACACACTGATGATTCTGGCAGAAATTTAGGTGCCGCAAGACTTCAAAAAGCAAGAATCAGGGCTGGATACTATTTTGACGAAGGAATTGACGACAGTCCGCTTATGGTTGACTTGAGTTTCCTTAAGAGCGGAAAACTTTCTTCTGAAATAAGGCAGGAAGAATCCGAATATGAACTCTTGCAGCCGCAGAGAAATTCCGATGATTTTTCAAACTGGCTTCTTGACTAA
- the ribE gene encoding 6,7-dimethyl-8-ribityllumazine synthase, giving the protein MKIIEGKVVAGNSSKIKVGIVAARFNEFIVSKLVAGAKDGLVRHDVEDDDITLCWVPGAFEIPVAAKKMAESKKYDAVICLGAVIRGATSHYDYVCAEVSKGIAQVSLQTGLPVMFGVLTTDTIDQAIERAGTKAGNKGYDCALGAIEMVNLLKQM; this is encoded by the coding sequence ATGAAAATTATTGAAGGAAAAGTTGTTGCTGGAAATTCAAGCAAAATCAAAGTTGGAATTGTCGCCGCAAGGTTCAATGAGTTTATTGTTTCAAAACTTGTCGCGGGCGCAAAAGACGGACTTGTTCGCCACGATGTTGAAGATGATGACATAACTCTTTGCTGGGTTCCGGGCGCTTTTGAAATTCCTGTTGCCGCAAAAAAAATGGCTGAAAGCAAAAAGTACGATGCTGTTATTTGCCTTGGAGCTGTAATCCGCGGAGCAACAAGCCACTACGACTATGTTTGCGCTGAAGTTTCAAAGGGAATTGCTCAAGTTAGCCTACAGACTGGACTTCCTGTTATGTTCGGAGTGCTTACAACTGATACGATTGATCAGGCTATTGAACGCGCCGGAACAAAAGCCGGAAATAAAGGCTACGACTGCGCGCTTGGAGCAATTGAAATGGTGAACTTGCTCAAGCAGATGTAA